Proteins encoded together in one Planctopirus ephydatiae window:
- a CDS encoding AAA family ATPase, translated as MSEIQNSDDLATVQRCEQSYNKLRDELSKVIVGQGDVIEQVLVAIFARGHALLEGVPGLAKTLLVSSLAQALHLSFKRIQFTPDLMPSDVSGTDIIQENLQTREREYRFLPGPLFANMILADEINRTPPKTQAAMLEAMQERQVSAGGKVHKLPNPFFVLATQNPLEQEGTYPLPEAQLDRFLLHIRVDYPSAADEWEVARRVTSGEMGTIEPVMTAADIVEFQKLVTRVPVSDQVLGYAWALVRGSRPNSKEAREFVNKWVNWGAGPRGVITLVTCAKARAVLYGRYHATTADVQAIARGALRHRIAPNYAAQAADINSDRLIEMLLEEIPADRKYSKPAAVAV; from the coding sequence GTACAGCGCTGTGAGCAGTCGTATAACAAACTTCGTGATGAGCTTTCGAAGGTGATCGTGGGGCAGGGGGATGTCATTGAGCAGGTGCTGGTGGCTATCTTTGCACGCGGGCATGCATTGCTGGAAGGGGTGCCTGGTCTCGCCAAAACCCTGCTGGTCAGCTCGTTAGCCCAGGCCCTGCATCTGTCGTTTAAGCGGATTCAATTCACTCCCGATTTAATGCCCAGCGATGTCTCCGGGACAGATATCATTCAGGAGAATCTGCAGACGCGTGAGCGTGAGTATCGATTTCTGCCGGGTCCACTATTCGCCAACATGATTCTTGCGGATGAAATCAACCGAACTCCTCCCAAAACACAGGCCGCGATGCTCGAAGCCATGCAGGAACGGCAGGTTTCTGCGGGTGGAAAAGTCCACAAGCTGCCGAATCCGTTCTTTGTCCTGGCCACCCAAAATCCGCTCGAGCAGGAAGGCACCTATCCTTTACCGGAAGCACAGCTTGACCGCTTCCTGTTGCATATTCGCGTCGATTATCCGTCGGCGGCCGACGAGTGGGAGGTTGCCCGAAGAGTCACTTCAGGTGAAATGGGCACCATCGAACCTGTCATGACTGCCGCCGATATTGTCGAGTTTCAGAAACTCGTCACGAGAGTTCCCGTCAGCGATCAGGTGCTGGGATATGCCTGGGCACTCGTGCGTGGTTCTCGGCCCAATTCCAAAGAGGCTCGCGAGTTTGTCAACAAGTGGGTCAACTGGGGTGCCGGCCCGCGCGGCGTGATCACTTTAGTCACATGTGCGAAAGCCAGAGCCGTCCTTTACGGTCGATATCATGCGACCACGGCTGATGTTCAGGCGATCGCACGGGGCGCTTTGCGTCATCGAATTGCACCGAATTATGCTGCGCAAGCTGCGGATATCAACAGCGATCGTTTGATCGAGATGCTGCTCGAAGAAATCCCTGCTGACCGAAAATACTCCAAACCAGCAGCCGTCGCGGTGTAG